One Spinacia oleracea cultivar Varoflay chromosome 4, BTI_SOV_V1, whole genome shotgun sequence DNA segment encodes these proteins:
- the LOC110795341 gene encoding protein ALTERED XYLOGLUCAN 9 encodes MIGAVQLGVLAACIVVLVPMALAGWHLSRNKVLFFGGALFISLAVAVHLFPYFPSITDFFPDVSSSSSSSSSTLVVLENRESCLSFLHRIQWRNHPRNVNISSSWKWVLSDENVLACDFQKLGRNDVGDLLNGSWVMVAGDSQARLFVLSLLDLVLFEEEMVSVRGDLFKRHSDYHLVVDRVGLKLDFVWAPYVNNLTHMVLGLNRNHSCPDVLVMGSGLWHMLHVNNATHYDSSLQLLSRSLMPLLVGKSQPHLFWLGMPTLVNSMLNTEEKREKMSSETLYAYELGFRGAKLLRPGGPFVLLDIQSLSENCGVRCTEDGMHYDGVVYEAAVHVMLNALLIQSQQKL; translated from the coding sequence ATGATTGGCGCCGTCCAATTAGGGGTATTGGCGGCTTGTATAGTAGTTCTTGTTCCAATGGCGTTAGCAGGGTGGCATTTAAGCCGCAACAAGGTGTTATTCTTTGGTGGTGCTCTTTTCATCTCTCTTGCTGTTGCTGTTCAtctttttccttactttccttCAATCACTGATTTCTTTCCCGATgtttcttcatcatcatcatcttcatcttcaacgtTAGTAGTTCTTGAAAATCGTGAATCTTGTCTGTCATTTCTTCACCGGATCCAATGGAGGAATCACCCTAGAAATGTGAACATTTCTAGTTCATGGAAATGGGTCTTATCAGACGAGAATGTGTTAGCTTGTGATTTTCAGAAATTGGGTAGGAATGATGTTGGAGATTTGCTTAATGGATCCTGGGTTATGGTTGCGGGGGACTCGCAAGCTCGATTGTTTGTTCTCTCGTTGTTGGATTTGGTGTTGTTTGAGGAAGAAATGGTTTCGGTTCGAGGGGATTTGTTTAAGAGGCATAGTGATTACCATTTGGTTGTTGATAGAGTTGGGTTGAAGTTGGATTTTGTTTGGGCACCTTATGTTAATAATTTGACTCACATGGTACTGGGGTTGAATAGGAATCACAGCTGCCCTGATGTTCTGGTCATGGGTTCTGGTCTTTGGCATATGCTCCATGTTAATAATGCAACACATTATGATTCTTCGTTGCAGCTTCTGAGTCGTTCTTTGATGCCGTTGTTGGTGGGTAAATCTCAGCCCCATTTGTTTTGGTTGGGGATGCCGACATTGGTAAACTCGATGCTGAATActgaagagaagagagagaaaatgagtagTGAGACACTATATGCTTATGAGTTAGGGTTTCGTGGTGCTAAGCTTTTACGGCCTGGTGGCCCATTTGTGTTGTTGGATATTCAGTCTTTGAGTGAGAATTGTGGGGTAAGATGTACAGAAGATGGAATGCATTATGACGGGGTTGTATATGAAGCAGCAGTCCATGTCATGCTTAATGCTCTTCTCATCCAATCTCAACAAAAATTGTAG
- the LOC110795346 gene encoding putative pentatricopeptide repeat-containing protein At1g03510 isoform X2, protein MSNSSFLRLLSYTKQLTSHVNQGRHDQALSLFYHIHSALALPLDPYVFPLTLKSCSALRRPLLGTSIHAHLTKSSLLSNPFVASALVDFYGKCVSLFSARQLFDEIPNRNDVVWNVMISLYAHSNNVSLGLRLFETMDVAPNISTFNSIIDGLSRLDDGSYKALAFYRRMQGFGLRANFITALALLAACTGVGSLRLIKEIHGYSLRNDIDPNPQLRSCLVEAYGRCGCVDYANLIFYSLKERDRDVVAWSSLISAYALHGEARKSLEIFDDMEDAKVKPDGITLLGVLKACSHAGLADEAKGYIARMQEVYSIEITTDHYSCLVDVLSRAGRLYEAYDILAKMSVKATAKAWGALLGACRTYGEVDLAEVAGRALFEIEPNNAANYVLLARIYANAGRYEEANNLRNEMKERRVKITPDFISWM, encoded by the exons ATGAGCAATTCCAGCTTCTTACGCTTGCTTTCCTACACAAAGCAGCTAACATCCCACGTTAATCAAGGCCGCCATGATCaagctctctctctcttctacCACATTCACTCCGCACTTGCTCTGCCACTCGACCCCTATGTCTTCCCTCTCACTCTCAAATCCTGTTCAGCCCTCCGTCGTCCACTTCTTGGCACCTCCATTCATGCCCACTTAACCAAATCTTCTCTTCTATCAAACCCATTTGTGGCTTCTGCGCTTGTTGATTTTTACGGGAAATGTGTTTCTTTGTTTTCTGCACGACAACTGTTCGATGAAATTcccaacagaaatgatgttgtATGGAATGTTATGATATCCCTCTATGCGCACTCTAATAACGTTTCCCTGGGTTTAAGGCTGTTTGAAACTATGGATGTGGCTCCTAATATTTCGACATTCAATTCGATTATCGATGGTTTGTCGAGGTTAGATGATGGGTCTTACAAGGCTCTTGCATTTTACAGAAGGATGCAGGGGTTTGGATTGAGAGCAAATTTTATCACTGCCCTGGCTTTGCTTGCTGCGTGTACAGGTGTTGGGTCTCTCAGGTTAATTAAGGAGATTCATGGTTATTCACTACGAAACGATATTGATCCGAATCCCCAGCTTAGGAGTTGCCTTGTAGAAGCGTATGGGCGATGTGGATGTGTTGATTATGCTAATTTGATATTCTATAGTTTGAAGGAGAGAGATCGAGATGTTGTGGCATGGAGTAGCTTGATTTCAGCTTATGCATTGCATGGGGAGGCAAGAAAATCTTTGGAAATATTTGATGATATGGAAGATGCGAAAGTAAAGCCCGATGGGATTACTTTGTTGGGAGTACTAAAAGCTTGTAGTCATGCAGGATTGGCTGATGAAGCAAAGGGGTACATTGCAAGGATGCAAGAGGTTTATAGTATTGAAATAACCACTGATCACTACTCCTGTTTGGTGGACGTACTGAGCAGGGCAGGGAGATTGTATGAAGCTTACGACATATTGGCCAAAATGTCTGTAAAGGCCACTGCAAAAGCTTGGGGTGCGCTTTTAGGGGCTTGCAGAACTTATGGGGAGGTTGACCTTGCAGAGGTTGCTGGAAGAGCATTGTTTGAGATAGAACCCAATAATGCTGCTAATTATGTGCTGTTAGCTAGAATTTATGCAAATGCTGGAAGATATGAAGAAGCAAATAACTTGAGAAATGAAATGAAAGAGAGACGAGTGAAAATAACACCAG ACTTTATTAGTTGGATGTGA
- the LOC110795346 gene encoding putative pentatricopeptide repeat-containing protein At1g03510 isoform X1, whose protein sequence is MSNSSFLRLLSYTKQLTSHVNQGRHDQALSLFYHIHSALALPLDPYVFPLTLKSCSALRRPLLGTSIHAHLTKSSLLSNPFVASALVDFYGKCVSLFSARQLFDEIPNRNDVVWNVMISLYAHSNNVSLGLRLFETMDVAPNISTFNSIIDGLSRLDDGSYKALAFYRRMQGFGLRANFITALALLAACTGVGSLRLIKEIHGYSLRNDIDPNPQLRSCLVEAYGRCGCVDYANLIFYSLKERDRDVVAWSSLISAYALHGEARKSLEIFDDMEDAKVKPDGITLLGVLKACSHAGLADEAKGYIARMQEVYSIEITTDHYSCLVDVLSRAGRLYEAYDILAKMSVKATAKAWGALLGACRTYGEVDLAEVAGRALFEIEPNNAANYVLLARIYANAGRYEEANNLRNEMKERRVKITPEKSTALAY, encoded by the exons ATGAGCAATTCCAGCTTCTTACGCTTGCTTTCCTACACAAAGCAGCTAACATCCCACGTTAATCAAGGCCGCCATGATCaagctctctctctcttctacCACATTCACTCCGCACTTGCTCTGCCACTCGACCCCTATGTCTTCCCTCTCACTCTCAAATCCTGTTCAGCCCTCCGTCGTCCACTTCTTGGCACCTCCATTCATGCCCACTTAACCAAATCTTCTCTTCTATCAAACCCATTTGTGGCTTCTGCGCTTGTTGATTTTTACGGGAAATGTGTTTCTTTGTTTTCTGCACGACAACTGTTCGATGAAATTcccaacagaaatgatgttgtATGGAATGTTATGATATCCCTCTATGCGCACTCTAATAACGTTTCCCTGGGTTTAAGGCTGTTTGAAACTATGGATGTGGCTCCTAATATTTCGACATTCAATTCGATTATCGATGGTTTGTCGAGGTTAGATGATGGGTCTTACAAGGCTCTTGCATTTTACAGAAGGATGCAGGGGTTTGGATTGAGAGCAAATTTTATCACTGCCCTGGCTTTGCTTGCTGCGTGTACAGGTGTTGGGTCTCTCAGGTTAATTAAGGAGATTCATGGTTATTCACTACGAAACGATATTGATCCGAATCCCCAGCTTAGGAGTTGCCTTGTAGAAGCGTATGGGCGATGTGGATGTGTTGATTATGCTAATTTGATATTCTATAGTTTGAAGGAGAGAGATCGAGATGTTGTGGCATGGAGTAGCTTGATTTCAGCTTATGCATTGCATGGGGAGGCAAGAAAATCTTTGGAAATATTTGATGATATGGAAGATGCGAAAGTAAAGCCCGATGGGATTACTTTGTTGGGAGTACTAAAAGCTTGTAGTCATGCAGGATTGGCTGATGAAGCAAAGGGGTACATTGCAAGGATGCAAGAGGTTTATAGTATTGAAATAACCACTGATCACTACTCCTGTTTGGTGGACGTACTGAGCAGGGCAGGGAGATTGTATGAAGCTTACGACATATTGGCCAAAATGTCTGTAAAGGCCACTGCAAAAGCTTGGGGTGCGCTTTTAGGGGCTTGCAGAACTTATGGGGAGGTTGACCTTGCAGAGGTTGCTGGAAGAGCATTGTTTGAGATAGAACCCAATAATGCTGCTAATTATGTGCTGTTAGCTAGAATTTATGCAAATGCTGGAAGATATGAAGAAGCAAATAACTTGAGAAATGAAATGAAAGAGAGACGAGTGAAAATAACACCAG AAAAATCTACAGCACTGGCTTACTGA